In one window of Paraflavitalea soli DNA:
- a CDS encoding LamG-like jellyroll fold domain-containing protein: MRAQKTKYSSQGRRGWGPMVLLGFLAVTAAFIACNKTFDNTLQQDYGADGGAGKKQKMLVIIVDGAVGGEVQRMQAPFLTVLADNAIYSFDGLTDTYKDPVTNALGWTTLLTGVTAAKHKVTGEDFTGNDLQNYPSLFTRFKQQKPNLRTVALGASNDFIQNLATDATEKKTLASDAAVKDAVVGELTKGDADLLVAQFHAVDVAGMAGAYNADDAGYKTAMLKTDEYIQTIVETLSHRSTYALENWMVIVTSNKGSVLASDPVAADKLAYDDSRRNTFFICYAPNMKVSYKPGSLPFSGTTPVYQGGSAAATKAVGTNAGNLLDFGASGSYTIECKVKIPSGNYYYPAILGKRASFSGGVVGWVFFLEADYWMINFGQTSLGNRQIRGASIADGKWHTLTVTINQQNATTRRVETFTDGVYWDGGISDNTRNINSYGNLNSPAAFNIGQLATDNVTNLANYSITDVKIYDTAFGRDYILANSCKTSPAPEDPYNRRLVGYWSCREISNLSTPSGQKKALTAISGKYKAGDPAYPGYTNDKLALFLSGNYSSSSFVEVVNNVCPTPDANSFKVVPNSVDVVTQVLGWMGVNPSASWKLDGSTWLTSFMNL, encoded by the coding sequence ATGCGTGCACAAAAGACGAAATACAGCAGCCAGGGCAGAAGAGGATGGGGACCTATGGTCTTGCTTGGCTTCCTGGCAGTCACGGCTGCTTTTATTGCCTGTAACAAAACATTCGACAATACCCTTCAACAGGATTATGGAGCTGATGGGGGAGCGGGTAAGAAACAAAAAATGCTGGTCATCATTGTCGACGGAGCCGTTGGCGGCGAAGTACAACGTATGCAGGCACCCTTCCTGACGGTGTTGGCTGATAATGCGATCTATTCCTTTGACGGACTCACTGATACCTATAAGGACCCGGTAACCAATGCCCTGGGATGGACCACCCTGTTGACGGGTGTTACAGCTGCCAAGCACAAGGTGACAGGAGAAGACTTTACGGGCAACGACCTGCAAAACTATCCTTCTTTGTTTACCCGTTTTAAGCAGCAAAAACCCAACCTGAGAACAGTAGCCCTCGGTGCTTCCAATGACTTCATCCAAAACCTGGCGACCGATGCCACGGAGAAGAAAACACTGGCCAGCGATGCTGCGGTGAAAGATGCGGTGGTAGGCGAACTAACCAAGGGTGATGCCGACCTGCTCGTAGCGCAATTCCACGCGGTAGATGTGGCAGGCATGGCAGGCGCTTACAATGCAGATGATGCAGGGTATAAAACAGCGATGCTGAAAACGGATGAGTATATCCAAACGATCGTGGAGACGCTTTCCCACCGGTCTACCTATGCGTTGGAGAACTGGATGGTGATCGTTACTTCCAATAAAGGTTCTGTACTGGCATCTGATCCGGTGGCTGCTGATAAACTGGCTTATGATGATTCGCGCCGCAATACCTTTTTCATTTGCTATGCGCCCAATATGAAAGTATCCTATAAGCCCGGCTCCTTGCCCTTTTCCGGCACCACGCCTGTATACCAGGGGGGCTCAGCTGCAGCAACCAAAGCAGTAGGTACCAATGCCGGTAACCTGCTTGATTTTGGCGCATCAGGTAGTTACACGATCGAGTGTAAGGTGAAAATTCCGTCCGGTAATTATTATTATCCCGCCATCCTGGGGAAAAGGGCTTCTTTCTCGGGCGGCGTAGTGGGCTGGGTATTTTTCCTGGAAGCGGATTACTGGATGATCAATTTCGGACAGACTTCCCTGGGCAACCGGCAGATCCGCGGCGCTTCTATTGCTGATGGCAAATGGCATACGCTCACCGTGACCATCAATCAGCAAAATGCCACCACCCGCCGGGTGGAGACCTTTACCGATGGCGTATACTGGGACGGAGGTATAAGCGATAATACGCGCAATATTAATTCCTATGGTAACCTCAATAGTCCGGCGGCCTTCAATATCGGACAGCTGGCAACTGATAACGTAACAAACCTGGCCAATTACAGCATTACGGATGTAAAGATCTATGATACGGCTTTTGGCCGTGACTATATCCTGGCCAACAGTTGTAAAACATCGCCTGCTCCGGAAGATCCTTATAACCGCAGGTTGGTTGGCTATTGGTCCTGCCGGGAGATCAGCAACCTGTCAACCCCTTCTGGTCAAAAGAAAGCATTGACAGCTATCTCCGGTAAATACAAAGCAGGTGATCCCGCTTATCCCGGTTATACCAATGATAAGCTGGCGCTTTTCCTCAGTGGCAATTACAGCAGCAGCAGTTTTGTGGAAGTTGTGAACAATGTATGCCCCACACCCGATGCCAATTCCTTTAAGGTGGTTCCCAATTCGGTGGATGTGGTGACGCAGGTATTGGGCTGGATGGGTGTCAACCCCAGTGCCTCCTGGAAACTTGATGGCAGCACCTGGTTAACTTCTTTTATGAATTTATAA
- a CDS encoding DUF5008 domain-containing protein, with translation MKIMHQRYKKTNWLLLPVLAGLLLAGCKKDDENRVQLYPDGPKAAIKFLDGLPSPSQGRAGTIVTFKVMGLKGKESKFKFLIGQLETEIMTVGDSSISVRIPADAITGGAAVEFDNQYFFGPEFRVRGNLIIDPSFVAYNGARGPILDIVNATSVAGSYIIAGSFTNYNSLATPAAPIYDIAKIDKTGTLTASNKMLTRTGTEGGVIYSITPLASGNYLASGFFTKYNERGGIYSITRMYQRAQLDSMTVDLVNPDPINNPNDSKDTVASFNGGVNGAILYSYETDDEQIIAVGNFTEYRSNYYTRSTKANKVANRVLMPQVLKMNADGSLDSSFNYNLTLHKGNPGGNGPIVAAIRISGGRVLLVGAFTTFNGQTASRIVCLDEWDGAISADFNTGSGADNVISSVTYNEETDRILLTGDFHSFNGIAANGVVMLKPDGSVDQSFQLRSTTNGKVTYAAQLNSGDVIVAGTFQKYDEKVRPGFAYLGPDGKAITGYNNTGTFTGRIYKMIERTTDLGYPGVILVGDFNKFDNTDVSNIVYLEIRK, from the coding sequence ATGAAAATAATGCATCAACGATATAAGAAAACAAACTGGCTGCTGCTGCCGGTACTGGCCGGCTTACTACTGGCAGGCTGCAAAAAAGATGACGAGAACCGCGTGCAACTTTACCCCGATGGCCCGAAGGCAGCTATCAAATTCCTCGATGGACTTCCTTCTCCTTCACAGGGAAGGGCGGGTACCATTGTTACTTTTAAAGTAATGGGCTTAAAAGGCAAGGAAAGTAAATTCAAATTCCTGATCGGACAACTGGAAACAGAGATCATGACGGTGGGTGACAGCAGCATTTCGGTGCGTATCCCTGCCGATGCCATCACGGGCGGTGCAGCGGTGGAATTTGACAACCAGTATTTCTTTGGTCCGGAGTTCCGTGTGCGGGGTAACCTGATCATCGATCCTTCTTTTGTAGCCTATAATGGCGCGCGGGGTCCCATTCTTGATATTGTGAACGCTACCAGTGTGGCCGGTTCCTATATCATTGCGGGTTCCTTCACCAATTATAATAGCCTGGCTACTCCTGCTGCTCCGATCTATGATATTGCCAAGATCGACAAAACGGGCACCCTCACGGCTTCCAATAAAATGCTCACCCGTACCGGTACCGAAGGCGGTGTTATTTACTCCATCACGCCACTGGCCAGTGGTAATTACCTGGCGAGTGGCTTCTTTACAAAATACAACGAGCGGGGCGGCATTTATTCCATTACCCGTATGTACCAGCGTGCACAATTGGATTCGATGACGGTTGACCTGGTGAACCCGGATCCGATCAATAACCCTAATGACAGCAAAGACACCGTAGCTTCCTTCAATGGCGGCGTAAATGGCGCCATCCTGTATAGTTATGAAACGGATGATGAACAGATCATTGCCGTGGGCAATTTTACGGAATACCGGAGCAACTACTATACCCGGTCTACCAAGGCCAACAAAGTGGCCAACCGGGTATTGATGCCCCAGGTGCTTAAAATGAATGCAGATGGTTCGCTCGATTCCAGTTTCAATTACAACCTCACCCTGCACAAAGGCAATCCCGGTGGCAATGGTCCTATAGTAGCAGCCATCCGCATATCAGGCGGTCGTGTGTTGTTAGTAGGCGCCTTTACCACTTTTAACGGACAAACGGCCAGCCGGATCGTTTGCCTGGATGAGTGGGATGGAGCGATCAGTGCCGATTTCAATACGGGATCAGGTGCGGACAATGTTATTTCTTCGGTGACCTATAATGAAGAGACGGACCGCATTTTATTGACAGGCGACTTTCACTCCTTCAATGGCATTGCGGCCAATGGCGTGGTGATGCTAAAGCCGGATGGCAGTGTAGATCAAAGTTTCCAGTTGCGGAGTACGACCAACGGTAAGGTGACCTATGCTGCACAACTCAACTCCGGTGATGTGATCGTGGCCGGCACTTTCCAAAAGTACGATGAGAAGGTGCGCCCTGGTTTTGCTTACCTCGGTCCCGACGGTAAGGCCATTACAGGTTACAACAATACCGGTACGTTTACCGGAAGGATCTATAAAATGATAGAAAGGACCACCGACCTGGGTTACCCGGGCGTGATACTGGTGGGTGATTTCAACAAATTCGATAATACGGACGTAAGCAATATTGTATACCTGGAGATCAGGAAGTAA
- a CDS encoding fasciclin domain-containing protein has translation MNVINKILPFALLLFVMSSCNKSNYQDGGTLDPVFKGSTFDYLQSRPDMFDSLSKVIRLAGLEQTLKSEEVTFFAPPQETIGKTIRIVNLLLKSYGKDTVYNLRQIKPAVWKKMLNRYIFKHKKSLTDYPQVDFLNVPVFPGQSYVSYGGDIMNIGVKYGDAGGVQYAGERSLYLSFIASLSSPTNSWINAPVATCNVTTSNGYVHVLRFATNLNITITGGIIVLDFTDHYFGFDPFLFYNDALDYGIDP, from the coding sequence ATGAACGTCATTAATAAAATACTACCGTTTGCCCTGCTGCTCTTTGTGATGAGCAGTTGCAACAAGAGCAATTACCAGGATGGGGGCACACTGGACCCTGTATTCAAAGGTTCTACTTTTGATTATCTCCAATCAAGGCCGGATATGTTCGACTCCCTGTCGAAGGTGATCCGCCTGGCAGGTCTCGAACAAACACTGAAAAGCGAGGAGGTGACTTTCTTTGCTCCACCGCAGGAGACTATTGGAAAGACTATACGGATCGTCAACCTGCTGTTAAAATCCTACGGCAAGGATACTGTGTACAACCTGCGCCAGATAAAACCGGCCGTATGGAAGAAAATGCTGAACCGGTATATCTTCAAACACAAAAAGTCGCTGACGGATTATCCGCAGGTTGACTTTTTGAACGTACCTGTTTTTCCTGGTCAGTCGTATGTTTCTTACGGAGGCGATATTATGAACATTGGGGTAAAGTATGGTGATGCCGGCGGTGTGCAGTATGCAGGGGAAAGGAGTTTGTATCTTTCGTTCATCGCCTCACTTTCGTCGCCCACCAATTCCTGGATCAACGCCCCTGTGGCTACCTGCAATGTGACCACCAGCAATGGTTATGTACATGTACTCAGGTTTGCTACCAATCTCAATATTACTATTACAGGAGGTATTATCGTACTCGATTTTACGGATCATTATTTTGGGTTCGATCCTTTCCTGTTTTACAACGATGCGCTGGACTATGGTATCGATCCGTAA
- a CDS encoding RagB/SusD family nutrient uptake outer membrane protein — translation MKKTLFLSITILTLLVAGAGCKKFLNLDPLSNLSGNNFWQTEADVDNYTNGLFELYRAATFRSNMKAEGGTDEFPFFAFSGDMRFAPIYEPSNSPWGRTYVQFLRTNNLNPIVRGTYNWGGNNWSDIFTTERFMNWDRLFKVVASANILVEEIEKVKALTPEKKAKYRAEGVFMRNMAYFTMVRVFGDVPYYTNAYNSKALPRTPMVEVLKNCVADMAAYEKDLPWTYDDAARRAVRGMRGGALALLMHMNMWLASFDGGNALAHYNDAIAFGEELIKQNGGAYELIPYTNRQFRTVFRGRSKEGLFEMPQNSNYGESFGWSFFSDHITRYRINATETRNTYLYYEQKYLDEIYPVGQPDIRRSEWYEDIYSTTGRFWLTKYSNIFQTENNSSYVDDSQIVFRLGESYLLLAEAYANVGRSPEAITALNTIRTRAGATVYTGQPGDDLKKAIWYERCKELIGEGHFSYDMIRTKNVLDPKLSFGNSISVEDYKNGAWTWPLSNAVRANNPSIILNNYWN, via the coding sequence ATGAAAAAGACGCTTTTCCTTTCCATTACGATACTGACACTGCTGGTGGCAGGAGCCGGTTGTAAGAAATTCCTCAACCTCGATCCGCTCAGCAACCTGTCGGGCAATAACTTCTGGCAAACAGAAGCGGACGTTGACAATTATACGAATGGCCTTTTTGAATTATACCGGGCGGCTACTTTCCGCAGCAATATGAAGGCCGAAGGCGGTACGGATGAATTTCCATTCTTCGCTTTTTCCGGTGATATGCGCTTTGCGCCGATCTATGAGCCTTCCAATAGTCCATGGGGGCGTACTTATGTGCAGTTCCTGCGCACCAATAACCTCAATCCCATTGTGCGTGGTACCTATAACTGGGGCGGTAATAACTGGTCGGACATCTTTACCACAGAGCGTTTCATGAACTGGGACCGCCTTTTCAAAGTAGTGGCTTCTGCCAATATCCTGGTGGAAGAAATAGAAAAGGTAAAGGCACTGACGCCTGAGAAAAAAGCAAAGTACAGGGCTGAAGGGGTGTTTATGCGCAATATGGCGTATTTCACCATGGTGCGGGTGTTTGGTGACGTGCCTTATTACACCAATGCCTACAATTCGAAAGCCCTGCCCCGGACGCCCATGGTAGAAGTGTTGAAGAACTGTGTGGCTGATATGGCTGCTTACGAAAAAGACCTGCCCTGGACCTATGATGATGCTGCCCGCCGTGCAGTACGCGGTATGCGCGGAGGTGCACTGGCACTGCTGATGCATATGAATATGTGGCTTGCCTCTTTCGATGGGGGTAATGCGCTCGCACACTACAACGATGCCATTGCTTTTGGTGAAGAACTGATCAAACAGAATGGCGGCGCCTATGAGCTGATACCCTATACCAACCGCCAGTTCCGGACGGTATTCCGTGGCCGTTCGAAAGAGGGGCTGTTTGAGATGCCCCAGAACTCCAACTATGGGGAGAGCTTTGGCTGGTCTTTCTTTTCCGATCATATTACGCGTTACCGCATCAATGCGACGGAAACAAGGAATACCTATCTCTATTACGAACAAAAATACCTGGATGAGATCTATCCTGTGGGACAGCCCGATATACGCCGCAGTGAATGGTACGAAGATATCTATTCCACTACCGGCCGGTTTTGGCTCACCAAGTACAGTAATATATTCCAGACAGAGAATAACTCCAGTTATGTAGATGATAGCCAGATCGTATTCAGGCTCGGCGAATCTTACCTGCTGCTGGCAGAAGCATATGCCAATGTGGGTCGTTCACCAGAAGCGATCACTGCCCTGAATACCATCCGTACGCGGGCAGGGGCAACGGTATATACCGGTCAGCCGGGCGATGACCTGAAGAAAGCCATCTGGTATGAGCGCTGTAAAGAGTTGATCGGAGAGGGGCATTTTTCTTATGATATGATCCGCACTAAAAATGTGCTGGATCCCAAACTTTCCTTTGGCAATTCAATATCAGTGGAAGACTATAAGAATGGCGCCTGGACCTGGCCGCTGAGCAATGCCGTACGCGCCAATAATCCTTCCATCATTTTAAATAACTACTGGAACTGA
- a CDS encoding SusC/RagA family TonB-linked outer membrane protein gives MRPFIAILLLLLLCGISPLGVLAQQEKIKVQGVVTSKVDNTSKAGVTISVGKKVIGTTDKDGAFTVSVEPGATLIFTFSGFGAEKKLVTKTTVRLEVVMAPKDEAMTEIVVQGFKRATRETTTGSTVVISGKQLQDVPVSNVMELLQGKVPGLNIQNNTGSPGSMGTVNLRGISSTQVNSSGFLTPTSPLFVIDGVPVDANTNYEYGFQGGGPGISPLALIPPEDIEQMEFLKDAAATSQYGSRGAYGVIIVTTKRGRSKIPIVSYSGSFFVNYAPPQRKVMGGNEERRARISQILNYDTSYTNAMRLINSTSFLSDSLNPYYNNSTDWQDLFFRSTRNQTHNVNISGGDQTFNYKTNLNYYSEEGIMRNTGFKRYTLGMDALYQPSERFRMVTNLKGSMGQRNNGSGLGLEQVDIKKASNLSSLLSPAYYADFNQAAAGKEVKDDNKSINLSTSLDIQYEPIKGLRLSNLFTYNIITGSSSKFRPSFINDNIPEYYSYNDKTYTLYDRAAINYIRSFGRHNLNVFAFNELSSYGFRANAMLLSQTANDQIEGPVGYNWTRTKGGTLNNAKDTRIHGYGGTIQYNFDTKYVIDFSYRLDGTSTNGPSTGYTQNPSISARWNFNRENFFADKAWLSYGSLRASWGKNIVPTGSIFDVFGTYRVGNNYNDDPTVYIDWGNIPNDNFKPQTKTKFNLGAEIGLFNNAINATFETYYESLDNEVVDVKLSTENGFSTIKSNARSIVNYGFEWMITGRLLPQGKPLQWTIGVTGAYNNMVLTQLPNNGRQLIQPFTDNDGAQVPLVYRLGKAPFSNLVYNNEGVYASTADVPVNPQTGLRMQNGRNSGVFFQGGDPIWTDINGDYVIDEQDLVSAGNPVAKINGGINSMLTYKNWTLAINASYTLMRDLLNVTQAKTFQNFYNPTSPNALVPISEYDFWKPGADKTSGNVAKYPNPFDFRRAAAINPYRADQTLFMEDGSYWKINNVTFKYNFNRNWTKRMGITSANVYVTFNNVYTFSNYSGPDPELVTQLGRDNSGGYPNRRSMALGANIQF, from the coding sequence TGTCAGTAGAACCCGGCGCCACCCTCATCTTCACCTTCAGCGGATTCGGCGCCGAGAAAAAACTGGTAACGAAAACTACTGTCCGCCTCGAAGTGGTGATGGCGCCCAAAGATGAGGCCATGACGGAGATCGTGGTACAGGGTTTTAAAAGAGCCACCCGGGAAACGACCACCGGTTCTACTGTGGTGATCAGCGGTAAGCAACTCCAGGACGTACCTGTTTCCAACGTGATGGAATTGCTGCAGGGTAAGGTGCCCGGTTTAAATATCCAGAACAATACCGGTTCTCCCGGTTCTATGGGAACCGTCAACCTGCGTGGTATCTCCAGTACCCAGGTAAACAGCAGCGGTTTCTTAACACCTACTTCTCCGCTTTTTGTAATAGATGGTGTGCCCGTGGATGCCAATACCAATTATGAGTATGGCTTTCAGGGTGGCGGCCCGGGTATCAGTCCCCTGGCGCTGATACCTCCCGAAGACATTGAGCAAATGGAATTCCTGAAAGATGCAGCAGCCACTTCACAATATGGTTCCCGTGGTGCTTATGGGGTGATCATCGTGACTACCAAAAGAGGCCGCTCCAAAATACCGATCGTTTCCTATTCAGGTTCTTTCTTCGTCAACTATGCACCGCCTCAGCGTAAGGTGATGGGCGGAAATGAAGAGCGCCGCGCCAGGATCAGCCAGATCCTCAATTACGATACTTCGTATACCAATGCGATGCGGCTAATTAATTCCACCTCTTTCCTGTCAGATTCGCTCAATCCTTATTACAATAATTCGACTGACTGGCAGGACCTGTTCTTCCGCTCAACGAGGAACCAGACGCACAACGTGAATATTTCCGGGGGCGACCAGACCTTCAACTATAAGACGAACCTCAACTATTATTCAGAAGAGGGGATCATGCGCAATACCGGTTTCAAAAGATATACGCTTGGCATGGACGCCCTGTACCAGCCTTCCGAACGTTTCCGGATGGTAACCAACCTGAAAGGATCGATGGGACAGCGCAACAATGGCAGCGGGCTGGGCCTGGAGCAGGTGGATATCAAGAAAGCATCCAACCTGTCATCGTTGTTGTCGCCGGCGTATTATGCCGACTTCAACCAGGCAGCAGCGGGTAAGGAGGTAAAAGATGATAACAAAAGCATCAACCTATCTACCTCGCTCGATATCCAGTATGAGCCGATTAAAGGCCTGCGCCTGTCCAACCTGTTTACCTATAATATCATTACGGGCAGCTCCAGCAAGTTCAGACCTTCTTTTATCAACGACAATATTCCGGAATACTATAGCTACAACGACAAGACCTATACTTTGTACGACCGGGCGGCCATCAATTATATCCGCTCCTTTGGCCGGCACAACCTGAACGTCTTTGCGTTTAATGAATTATCCTCTTATGGGTTCCGGGCAAATGCGATGCTGCTGTCACAAACAGCCAATGATCAGATCGAAGGACCGGTGGGTTACAACTGGACCCGTACGAAGGGAGGAACGCTGAACAATGCAAAGGATACCCGGATACACGGTTATGGCGGAACGATCCAGTATAACTTCGATACCAAATACGTGATCGACTTCAGCTACCGACTGGATGGAACTTCAACCAATGGTCCTTCTACCGGCTATACCCAGAACCCATCTATCAGCGCCCGCTGGAATTTCAACCGGGAGAACTTCTTTGCGGATAAAGCCTGGTTAAGCTACGGATCATTACGTGCCAGCTGGGGCAAGAACATTGTACCTACGGGCAGCATCTTCGATGTGTTCGGTACTTACCGCGTGGGCAATAATTATAACGATGATCCTACGGTATATATCGACTGGGGCAATATTCCCAATGATAATTTCAAACCGCAAACCAAGACGAAGTTCAACCTCGGTGCGGAAATAGGCCTCTTCAACAATGCCATCAACGCCACCTTTGAGACCTACTACGAATCATTGGACAATGAAGTGGTGGATGTAAAACTGTCGACAGAGAATGGCTTTTCAACCATCAAGTCCAACGCCCGCAGTATCGTTAACTATGGTTTCGAGTGGATGATCACCGGCCGTTTGTTGCCACAGGGTAAACCCCTGCAATGGACAATTGGGGTGACCGGAGCGTACAACAATATGGTGCTTACCCAACTACCCAATAATGGACGTCAGCTGATCCAGCCGTTCACGGATAATGACGGGGCTCAGGTGCCCCTTGTATACAGGCTGGGTAAAGCGCCTTTCTCCAACCTGGTATACAACAATGAAGGGGTATATGCCAGCACGGCCGATGTACCGGTGAATCCGCAAACGGGGCTTCGTATGCAGAATGGCCGCAACAGTGGTGTATTCTTCCAGGGAGGAGATCCTATCTGGACAGACATCAACGGAGATTATGTGATCGACGAGCAGGACCTCGTATCGGCTGGTAACCCGGTGGCAAAGATCAACGGGGGGATCAATTCGATGCTCACGTACAAAAACTGGACGCTCGCGATCAATGCCAGCTATACCTTGATGAGGGACCTGCTGAATGTGACGCAGGCCAAAACCTTCCAGAATTTTTATAATCCTACCTCTCCCAATGCACTGGTACCGATCAGTGAATATGATTTCTGGAAACCCGGTGCGGACAAGACCTCCGGCAATGTGGCCAAATATCCCAATCCGTTTGATTTCAGGAGAGCAGCGGCTATCAACCCTTATCGCGCGGATCAGACGCTCTTTATGGAAGACGGTTCTTACTGGAAGATCAACAACGTTACGTTCAAATACAATTTCAACCGCAACTGGACGAAGAGAATGGGTATTACATCAGCCAATGTGTATGTGACATTCAATAACGTGTACACATTTTCAAACTACTCAGGACCCGATCCCGAGCTGGTCACGCAACTGGGCAGGGACAACTCCGGCGGCTATCCCAATCGCAGAAGCATGGCGCTGGGAGCCAATATCCAATTCTGA